In Methanocaldococcus lauensis, a single genomic region encodes these proteins:
- the hisI gene encoding phosphoribosyl-AMP cyclohydrolase, which yields MENIEKIIKNLNLKFRNIDGEKLIIAITCDENKNVLMTAFMNEEALKETLKTGYMHYYSTSRKKLWKKGEESGNVQKLKEFYRDCDGDALLFIVEQKGVACHEGYYSCFHYKLKDGKLTISEDYYK from the coding sequence ATGGAAAATATTGAGAAAATAATTAAAAATTTAAATTTAAAGTTTAGAAATATAGATGGAGAGAAGTTAATTATTGCAATTACATGTGATGAAAATAAGAATGTATTGATGACTGCATTTATGAATGAGGAGGCATTAAAAGAGACATTAAAAACTGGTTATATGCACTACTACTCAACGAGTAGAAAAAAATTATGGAAAAAAGGTGAGGAAAGTGGAAATGTTCAAAAATTAAAGGAATTTTATAGAGATTGTGACGGAGATGCTTTGTTATTCATAGTAGAACAAAAAGGAGTGGCATGTCACGAAGGTTACTATTCATGCTTTCACTACAAATTAAAAGATGGCAAATTAACAATTTCTGAGGATTATTATAAATAA
- a CDS encoding ATP-binding protein: MKVIGKTSTNYFKFESLENVRLWEYVITKNTDNKEVLGIVKNVTAENGKYICEAKVIGVLSDNKILMNRYPIKPDENVKFCEDTILNNIFYVKNGISIGHLLTRENVRVYLDTNSLVSRHFAILSVTGGGKSNTVSVLCRELGKKNASIIIFDTHGEYTTLYHEDLEGKVKVIVPKMNPSMLSPDELSDLIGIDKNDFEKRIYLEYAYYTIKNDFPNIEGLEFIEKLENLLYEWSKSAEVGWDIKYYNPLMRKYERRKVGEQDFINIISLYNIVGKFMIDFSLYIGDRDIIEEFDIGKINVVNLSGLEIHQMRTIVGYIAKHILSKRTLYLKSLKERNIPNERIRMTALSNLEIIDKHYKIVKKPVLIILEEAHVFIPINEKTESSLWLGKIAKEGRKFGVGLGLISQRPKELDPNILSQTNTKIILRIIEPEDQKYIQRASEELGEDLAKDLASLCIGEALIVGTAINLPSVVKIDKFDGIYGGKDIDIVGEWMNISDEW; this comes from the coding sequence ATGAAGGTTATTGGGAAAACATCAACAAATTATTTTAAATTTGAGTCTTTAGAGAATGTAAGATTATGGGAGTATGTAATTACAAAAAATACTGATAATAAAGAGGTTTTAGGTATTGTAAAAAATGTTACTGCTGAAAACGGAAAGTATATTTGTGAAGCAAAAGTTATAGGAGTTTTGAGCGATAATAAAATACTTATGAATAGGTATCCAATTAAACCTGATGAAAATGTAAAATTTTGTGAAGATACGATTTTAAACAATATTTTTTATGTTAAAAATGGAATTAGTATTGGACATTTATTAACAAGGGAAAATGTTAGGGTTTATTTAGATACAAATTCTCTTGTTTCTCGTCATTTCGCTATTTTATCAGTTACTGGTGGAGGGAAATCTAATACAGTGTCAGTTTTATGTAGAGAGTTAGGAAAAAAGAATGCAAGTATAATTATCTTTGATACTCATGGAGAATACACTACCTTATATCACGAAGATTTAGAAGGAAAAGTTAAAGTGATTGTTCCTAAAATGAATCCCTCAATGTTATCTCCTGATGAACTTTCTGATTTGATAGGAATAGATAAAAATGATTTTGAAAAAAGAATTTATCTCGAATATGCTTACTACACAATAAAAAATGATTTTCCAAATATTGAGGGTTTAGAATTTATTGAAAAGTTAGAAAATTTATTGTATGAGTGGAGTAAGTCAGCAGAGGTAGGTTGGGATATAAAATATTACAATCCATTAATGAGAAAATATGAACGAAGAAAAGTGGGTGAGCAAGATTTTATTAATATTATTTCTTTATATAACATCGTCGGAAAATTTATGATAGATTTTTCATTGTATATTGGAGATAGAGATATTATAGAAGAATTTGATATTGGTAAAATAAATGTTGTTAATTTAAGTGGATTGGAAATACATCAAATGAGAACAATTGTAGGATACATAGCTAAACATATATTATCAAAGAGAACCCTTTATTTAAAATCATTAAAAGAGCGTAATATTCCAAATGAAAGAATTAGAATGACAGCTTTATCTAATTTAGAAATTATAGATAAACACTACAAAATTGTTAAAAAACCTGTATTGATTATCTTAGAGGAAGCTCACGTTTTTATACCAATCAATGAAAAAACAGAATCAAGTTTATGGTTAGGAAAAATAGCAAAAGAGGGTAGAAAGTTTGGAGTAGGGTTGGGATTAATTAGTCAAAGACCTAAAGAATTAGATCCAAATATTTTATCACAAACAAACACTAAAATAATTTTAAGAATAATTGAGCCAGAAGACCAAAAATACATTCAGAGAGCTTCTGAAGAATTAGGGGAAGATTTAGCAAAAGATTTAGCATCTTTGTGTATTGGTGAGGCACTTATAGTAGGAACCGCAATAAATTTGCCATCAGTTGTTAAAATAGATAAATTTGATGGTATATATGGAGGAAAGGATATAGATATAGTTGGGGAGTGGATGAATATAAGTGATGAGTGGTAA
- a CDS encoding tetratricopeptide repeat protein, translating to MVFKKFLSKLISKDNLDKWILKAEKYLDESNYQKAVECYLKAISENYMRAIDWANLAYAYFNLEEYEKALDAINKAISLSPKNLEFIYLKGMILYKLKDYDGAYKCFIEASRKIKNSDLYELLGELSLKLKKYEDALNYYLKSYKLNEKKIDALYNAGKLYLLFGDIDNAYESFKKILEKEPNHECKRIVKFIDELFEIIDKNIYEDLIKAVNLIEIGNYINALKFLNKIISIDESNDFAYYYKSVISEIFEEYHKALEYIKKSISLFERSIFYAKYGDILNKINSSESVNAYNKSIEIYPNPYAYFGLSIYYYKKGDFEKSAEYFDKLLEITTYDVSGDCDKLILYSLIGKAETSNNLKYYEEALSYLDNLINKNLDDIELWKIRGYIYFKLKNYKIAYDSFMNVLKINPNDIDAIKSIIVVYEKAGKYDEAISMAMKLKKLLDNKEEVDKIIKKLMNKEPTNLDIFSPLLNVPVIYCKIDKVQYHFATLHKYININPILAYIYLFLIENLNIIEEIYDEDKSKSINNLIEYLKEKLPVEMYKYCESPENYKPNDEIINTCKRELAKFGFIF from the coding sequence ATGGTGTTTAAAAAATTTCTAAGTAAATTAATTTCTAAAGACAATTTAGATAAATGGATATTAAAAGCTGAAAAATATTTAGATGAAAGTAATTACCAAAAGGCAGTAGAATGTTACTTAAAGGCTATATCTGAAAATTATATGAGAGCAATAGATTGGGCTAATCTTGCCTATGCATACTTTAATTTAGAAGAATATGAAAAGGCTCTTGATGCAATAAATAAAGCTATTTCTTTGTCTCCTAAAAATTTAGAATTTATATATTTAAAAGGAATGATATTATATAAACTTAAAGATTATGATGGAGCATATAAATGTTTTATTGAAGCTTCAAGAAAAATTAAAAATAGTGATTTGTATGAACTATTGGGAGAACTTTCCTTAAAACTTAAGAAATATGAAGATGCTTTAAATTATTATTTAAAATCTTACAAACTAAATGAAAAGAAAATTGACGCATTGTACAATGCGGGAAAGTTATATTTGCTCTTTGGAGATATTGATAACGCATACGAATCTTTTAAAAAGATCTTAGAAAAAGAGCCAAATCACGAATGTAAAAGAATAGTGAAATTTATAGACGAACTTTTTGAAATTATAGATAAAAACATTTATGAAGATCTTATTAAGGCAGTTAATTTAATTGAAATTGGAAATTATATAAACGCATTGAAATTCTTAAATAAAATTATTTCAATAGATGAATCTAATGACTTTGCATATTACTATAAAAGTGTTATATCTGAAATTTTTGAAGAATATCATAAAGCCCTTGAGTATATAAAAAAGTCAATATCCTTATTTGAAAGAAGTATATTTTATGCTAAGTATGGAGACATTTTGAATAAAATCAATAGTTCAGAATCTGTAAATGCCTATAATAAATCCATAGAAATATATCCAAATCCTTATGCATACTTTGGTTTAAGTATTTACTACTATAAAAAAGGGGATTTCGAAAAATCAGCAGAATATTTTGATAAACTCTTAGAAATAACGACTTATGATGTTTCAGGAGATTGTGATAAGTTAATACTCTACTCCCTAATTGGAAAGGCAGAGACATCTAATAATTTAAAGTATTATGAAGAAGCTTTATCATACTTAGATAACTTAATTAACAAAAACTTGGACGATATTGAGTTATGGAAAATTAGAGGATATATCTATTTCAAGTTAAAAAATTACAAAATAGCCTATGACTCTTTTATGAATGTATTGAAAATAAATCCTAACGATATTGATGCAATAAAATCTATAATAGTTGTCTATGAAAAAGCAGGAAAATATGATGAGGCTATATCAATGGCTATGAAGCTAAAAAAATTATTAGATAACAAGGAAGAAGTTGATAAAATTATTAAAAAGTTGATGAATAAAGAGCCAACGAATTTAGACATATTTTCTCCTCTGTTAAATGTTCCAGTTATTTATTGTAAAATAGATAAGGTTCAATATCACTTTGCCACTCTCCATAAGTATATTAATATCAATCCTATATTAGCATACATTTATCTCTTTTTAATTGAAAACTTAAATATAATTGAAGAAATTTATGATGAAGATAAGTCAAAATCTATTAATAATCTTATTGAATATCTAAAAGAAAAATTGCCTGTTGAAATGTATAAGTATTGTGAATCTCCCGAAAATTATAAGCCAAATGATGAAATTATTAATACTTGCAAGAGAGAATTGGCAAAATTTGGTTTCATTTTTTAA
- a CDS encoding beta-ribofuranosylaminobenzene 5'-phosphate synthase produces the protein MTIQTPSRIHMGLIDLNGSIGRVDGGIGLALEEPNIKIKGKECDEIIIEFDRKLFKKFNCEYIKNIEDRIYNISNKVLKTINEEGIYLKILSLFPSHSGLGSGTQISLAVGKLITEIYGKDLNAYELAKITGRGGTSGIGIGAFEYGGFLIDGGHSFGKGKDKEEFKPSSASKGVKPAPIIFRHDFDWEVVLIIPKGEHIYGKKEVDIFKKYCPVPLNEVEKICHLVLMKMMPAVVEKNLEDFGDVVNKLQYLGFKKIEVNLQSDIVKDLIFELHKEKDNNVYSGLSSFGPTVYTLGDKKLIVEKANEIFDKYGICGDIIITKANNNGYKIQ, from the coding sequence ATTACTATTCAAACTCCATCAAGGATTCATATGGGACTTATTGATTTAAATGGGTCTATTGGGAGAGTAGATGGTGGAATAGGGTTAGCGTTGGAAGAACCAAACATAAAAATTAAAGGAAAAGAATGCGATGAAATAATCATAGAGTTTGATAGAAAATTATTTAAAAAATTTAATTGTGAGTATATAAAAAATATTGAGGATAGAATTTATAATATATCAAATAAAGTTTTAAAAACTATCAATGAAGAGGGAATATATTTAAAAATTTTATCTTTATTTCCTTCTCACTCTGGTTTGGGCAGTGGAACACAGATATCTTTAGCAGTAGGTAAGTTAATAACTGAAATATATGGGAAAGATTTAAATGCTTATGAATTGGCTAAGATTACTGGAAGAGGAGGGACTTCTGGAATAGGTATAGGGGCATTTGAATATGGTGGATTTTTAATTGATGGAGGGCATAGCTTTGGTAAAGGTAAAGATAAGGAAGAATTTAAGCCTTCTTCAGCTTCAAAAGGAGTTAAGCCAGCACCAATAATATTTAGACACGATTTTGATTGGGAAGTTGTATTAATAATACCAAAGGGAGAACACATCTATGGAAAAAAAGAAGTAGATATATTTAAAAAATACTGCCCAGTACCTTTAAATGAAGTTGAAAAAATCTGCCATTTAGTTTTAATGAAGATGATGCCAGCGGTTGTTGAAAAAAACTTGGAAGATTTTGGAGATGTTGTTAATAAACTACAATATTTAGGATTCAAAAAAATTGAAGTAAATTTACAATCAGATATTGTTAAAGATTTAATTTTTGAATTACATAAAGAAAAAGATAATAATGTATATTCTGGTTTATCAAGTTTTGGACCTACTGTCTATACTCTTGGAGATAAAAAATTAATAGTTGAAAAAGCTAACGAAATTTTTGATAAGTATGGAATTTGTGGGGATATTATTATAACTAAGGCAAATAACAATGGATATAAAATTCAGTGA
- a CDS encoding CBS domain-containing protein, translating to MLIKEVMKKPIVVYDDDDLSNVIKLFREKKISGAPVLNKNGELVGIISESDIVKTIVTHNEDLNLILPSPLDLIELPLKTALKIEEFKEDLKKALKTKVKDVMTKNVIVVKPEMTINDAAKLMVEHKIKRLPVVDDEGNLVGIITRGDLIEALI from the coding sequence ATGTTAATAAAAGAGGTTATGAAAAAACCCATTGTAGTTTATGATGACGACGATTTAAGTAATGTAATAAAATTATTTAGAGAGAAAAAAATTAGTGGGGCTCCAGTATTAAACAAAAATGGAGAGTTAGTTGGAATAATCTCTGAAAGTGATATTGTAAAAACCATTGTTACACATAATGAGGATTTAAACCTTATTTTACCTTCACCATTGGATTTAATAGAGTTGCCATTAAAAACAGCATTGAAGATTGAGGAGTTTAAGGAAGATTTAAAAAAGGCATTAAAAACAAAGGTTAAAGATGTGATGACGAAGAATGTTATAGTTGTAAAACCTGAGATGACAATTAACGATGCGGCAAAATTAATGGTTGAGCATAAAATTAAAAGATTACCTGTTGTAGATGATGAAGGTAATTTAGTTGGAATAATTACAAGAGGAGATTTAATAGAAGCGTTAATTTAA